A single region of the Kocuria rosea genome encodes:
- a CDS encoding Hsp20/alpha crystallin family protein codes for MIDVATMFTPFNDFDRLAASLFARQGLREMPMDLYRDGDQYILRADLPGIDPESVDVDVDGQLLTIRAERELPEVQDVQWITRERQSSSFVRQLNLGQGIDIQNIAANYDNGVLTVTIPVSAQAKPRKIQVVSGQGEQQALGEGRDESGDRVIGEGELVNGAGSTQSTEG; via the coding sequence ATGATTGACGTGGCCACGATGTTCACCCCGTTCAACGATTTCGACCGGCTCGCCGCCTCGCTGTTCGCCCGGCAGGGCCTGCGCGAGATGCCCATGGACCTGTACCGGGACGGCGACCAGTACATCCTCCGGGCGGACCTGCCCGGCATCGACCCGGAGAGCGTCGACGTCGACGTCGACGGCCAGCTGCTGACGATCCGCGCGGAGCGGGAGCTGCCCGAGGTGCAGGACGTCCAGTGGATCACCCGGGAGCGGCAGAGCTCCTCGTTCGTCCGCCAGCTCAACCTGGGCCAGGGCATCGACATCCAGAACATCGCCGCGAACTACGACAACGGCGTGCTCACGGTCACGATCCCCGTCTCGGCGCAGGCCAAGCCGCGCAAGATCCAGGTGGTCTCCGGACAGGGCGAGCAGCAGGCCCTGGGCGAGGGCCGGGACGAGTCCGGCGACCGCGTGATCGGCGAGGGCGAGCTCGTCAACGGCGCCGGGTCCACCCAGTCCACGGAGGGCTGA
- a CDS encoding NADP-dependent isocitrate dehydrogenase: MAKIIYTRTDEAPLLATYSFKPIIEAYASTAGVEVETRDISLAGRIIAAFGDRLPAEQRVDDALAELGELAKKPEANIIKLPNISASVPQLKAAVKELQEQGVALPDYPDEPRTEEEKETRARYDKIKGSAVNPVLREGNSDRRAPASVKNYVRKNPHRMGEWTAESRTNVATMGADDFRDNEKSVVMDGDDTLTIRLVAEDGSTTVLKESVPVLAGEVVDGTVMRAAALDAFLAEQVERAKREDVLLSVHLKATMMKVSDPIIFGHVIEAFFPELFAAHGAALEKAGLSPANGLAAILNGLDALPADVRDDVRAAIDKGLAEGPKLAMVNSDKGITNLHVPSDVIVDASMPAMIRTSGHMWGPEGEEADTLAVLPDSSYAGVYQVVIDDCRAHGAFDPTTMGSVPNVGLMAMKAEEYGSHDKTFEIPVQGTVQVVDSSGAVLIEHEVSPGDIWRACQTKDVAIRDWVKLAVTRARASATPAVFWLDRTRAHDTNLIAKVEQYLTEHDTEGLQIEIMSPEEATAFSIERIRRGEDTISVTGNVLRDYLTDLFPILELGTSAKMLSVVPLINGGGLFETGAGGSAPKHVQQLVEENHLRWDSLGEFLALAASLDHLATTADNERARILGETLDRATGTFLEENKSPSRKAGEIDNRGSHFYLALYWAQELARQDEDAELAQAFASVAEQLAANEDAINEELLSVQGRPADIGGYYRPDDAKTFSVMRPSETFNRVLSSLSA, translated from the coding sequence ATGGCCAAGATCATCTACACCCGCACCGACGAGGCGCCCCTGCTCGCCACCTACTCCTTCAAGCCGATCATCGAGGCCTACGCCTCGACCGCCGGCGTCGAGGTGGAGACCCGCGACATCTCCCTGGCCGGGCGCATCATCGCCGCGTTCGGCGACCGCCTCCCCGCGGAGCAGCGGGTGGACGACGCCCTCGCCGAGCTGGGCGAGCTGGCCAAGAAGCCCGAGGCCAACATCATCAAGCTGCCCAACATCTCCGCCTCCGTCCCGCAGCTGAAGGCCGCGGTCAAGGAGCTGCAGGAGCAGGGCGTCGCCCTCCCCGACTACCCGGACGAGCCCCGCACCGAGGAGGAGAAGGAGACCCGGGCCCGCTACGACAAGATCAAGGGCTCCGCCGTCAACCCGGTGCTGCGCGAGGGCAACTCGGACCGCCGCGCCCCCGCCTCGGTCAAGAACTACGTCCGCAAGAACCCGCACCGCATGGGCGAGTGGACGGCGGAGTCGAGGACGAACGTCGCCACGATGGGCGCCGACGACTTCCGGGACAACGAGAAGTCCGTGGTCATGGACGGCGACGACACCCTGACGATCCGCCTGGTGGCCGAGGACGGGAGCACCACGGTGCTCAAGGAGTCCGTCCCCGTGCTGGCCGGCGAGGTCGTCGACGGCACCGTGATGCGGGCCGCCGCCCTGGACGCGTTCCTCGCGGAGCAGGTCGAGCGCGCCAAGCGGGAGGACGTCCTGCTCTCGGTGCACCTGAAGGCCACCATGATGAAGGTCTCCGACCCGATCATCTTCGGCCACGTCATCGAGGCGTTCTTCCCGGAGCTCTTCGCCGCCCACGGCGCGGCCCTGGAGAAGGCGGGTCTCTCCCCCGCCAACGGGCTCGCGGCGATCCTCAACGGCCTCGACGCCCTGCCCGCCGACGTGCGCGACGACGTGCGGGCCGCGATCGACAAGGGCCTCGCCGAGGGCCCGAAGCTCGCCATGGTGAACTCCGACAAGGGCATCACGAACCTGCACGTGCCCTCCGACGTCATCGTCGACGCGTCGATGCCGGCCATGATCCGCACCTCCGGGCACATGTGGGGTCCCGAGGGCGAGGAGGCGGACACCCTCGCGGTGCTGCCGGACAGCTCCTACGCCGGGGTCTACCAGGTGGTCATCGACGACTGCCGCGCCCACGGCGCGTTCGATCCGACCACCATGGGCTCCGTGCCCAACGTCGGCCTCATGGCGATGAAGGCGGAGGAGTACGGCTCCCACGACAAGACCTTCGAGATCCCCGTGCAGGGCACCGTCCAGGTCGTCGACTCCTCCGGCGCCGTGCTCATCGAGCACGAGGTCTCCCCCGGGGACATCTGGCGGGCGTGCCAGACGAAGGACGTCGCGATCCGCGACTGGGTCAAGCTCGCCGTGACCCGCGCGCGGGCCTCCGCGACGCCGGCCGTGTTCTGGCTGGACCGCACCCGCGCCCACGACACCAACCTCATCGCGAAGGTCGAGCAGTACCTGACCGAGCACGACACCGAGGGCCTGCAGATCGAGATCATGTCCCCCGAGGAGGCCACCGCGTTCTCGATCGAGCGGATCCGCCGCGGCGAGGACACCATCTCGGTCACCGGCAACGTGCTGCGCGACTACCTGACGGACCTGTTCCCGATTCTCGAGCTGGGCACCTCCGCGAAGATGCTCTCGGTGGTCCCGCTCATCAACGGCGGCGGGCTCTTCGAGACCGGCGCCGGCGGGTCCGCGCCGAAGCACGTCCAGCAGCTGGTGGAGGAGAACCACCTGCGCTGGGACAGCCTCGGGGAGTTCCTCGCCCTCGCCGCGAGCCTCGACCACCTGGCGACCACGGCCGACAACGAGCGCGCCCGGATCCTCGGTGAGACCCTCGACCGGGCCACGGGCACGTTCCTCGAGGAGAACAAGTCCCCGAGCCGGAAGGCCGGCGAGATCGACAACCGCGGCAGCCACTTCTACCTGGCCCTGTACTGGGCCCAGGAGCTGGCCCGCCAGGACGAGGACGCCGAGCTGGCGCAGGCCTTCGCCTCCGTGGCGGAGCAGCTGGCGGCCAACGAGGACGCGATCAACGAGGAGCTGCTCTCCGTGCAGGGCCGTCCCGCCGACATCGGCGGCTACTACCGCCCGGACGACGCCAAGACGTTCTCGGTGATGCGCCCCTCGGAGACCTTCAACCGGGTCCTCTCCTCGCTCAGCGCGTGA
- the purH gene encoding bifunctional phosphoribosylaminoimidazolecarboxamide formyltransferase/IMP cyclohydrolase — protein sequence MSPTQLDRVPLKRALVSVYDKTGLEGLATGLHRAGVAIVSTGSTARRIADLGVPVTEVAEVTGFQECLEGRVKTLHPRVHAGILADRRKQDHMDQLAELEIEPFDLVVVNLYPFVDTVRSGAGQDEVVEQIDIGGPSMVRAAAKNHAAVSVVVDPSSYDAVVEAAASGGFDLRARRRLAAAAFAHTAAYDTAVATWTAQQFEQDEDANFWPPYAGLALQRSASLRYGENPHQKGALYVDEAASPGIAQADQLHGKEMSYNNYVDADAALRAAYDFDEPAVAVVKHNNPCGLAVATPRAEDPIADAHRKAHACDPLSAYGGVIAANRTVTRAMAETVQDIFTEVVVAPGFEPAALEILQAKKNIRLLELPEGFERDVLEYRQISGGALLQVSDRLDAAGDDPAGWTLAAGEPADERTLADLAFAWTSLRAVKSNAILLADRGASVGIGMGQVNRVDSCKLSVERANALGEDGAERARGAVAASDAFFPFADGLQVLLDAGVRAVVQPGGSIRDEEVVAAAEAAGVTMYFTGARHFFH from the coding sequence GTGAGCCCCACCCAGCTTGACCGCGTGCCCCTCAAGAGGGCGCTGGTGTCCGTCTACGACAAGACCGGGCTGGAGGGTCTCGCCACGGGGCTGCACCGGGCCGGCGTCGCGATCGTGTCCACCGGTTCGACCGCACGGCGCATCGCCGACCTGGGCGTGCCGGTGACGGAGGTCGCGGAGGTCACCGGGTTCCAGGAGTGCCTGGAGGGGCGGGTCAAGACCCTGCACCCGCGGGTGCACGCGGGCATCCTCGCGGACCGCCGGAAGCAGGACCACATGGACCAGCTCGCCGAGCTGGAGATCGAGCCGTTCGACCTCGTGGTCGTGAACCTCTACCCGTTCGTGGACACCGTGCGCTCCGGCGCGGGCCAGGACGAGGTCGTCGAGCAGATCGACATCGGCGGCCCCTCCATGGTCCGGGCCGCTGCGAAGAACCACGCGGCCGTGTCCGTGGTCGTGGACCCGTCCTCCTACGACGCGGTCGTGGAGGCGGCGGCCTCGGGCGGCTTCGACCTGCGGGCACGCCGCCGGCTGGCCGCCGCGGCGTTCGCGCACACCGCCGCCTACGACACCGCGGTGGCCACCTGGACGGCCCAGCAGTTCGAGCAGGACGAGGACGCCAACTTCTGGCCGCCCTACGCCGGCCTGGCCCTGCAGCGCTCGGCCTCCCTGCGCTACGGCGAGAACCCCCACCAGAAGGGGGCGCTCTACGTGGACGAGGCCGCGTCCCCCGGCATCGCCCAGGCCGACCAGCTGCACGGCAAGGAGATGTCCTACAACAACTACGTGGACGCCGACGCCGCGCTGCGCGCCGCCTACGACTTCGACGAGCCGGCCGTGGCCGTGGTCAAGCACAACAACCCCTGCGGGCTGGCCGTGGCCACCCCCCGCGCCGAGGACCCGATCGCCGACGCCCACCGCAAGGCCCACGCGTGCGACCCGCTCTCCGCCTACGGCGGGGTCATCGCCGCGAACCGGACCGTGACCCGGGCGATGGCCGAGACCGTGCAGGACATCTTCACCGAGGTCGTCGTGGCCCCCGGCTTCGAGCCGGCGGCCCTGGAGATCCTGCAGGCCAAGAAGAACATCCGTCTGCTCGAGCTGCCCGAGGGCTTCGAGCGGGACGTCCTCGAGTACCGGCAGATCTCCGGCGGCGCGCTGCTGCAGGTCTCGGACCGGCTCGACGCGGCGGGCGACGACCCCGCCGGCTGGACGCTGGCCGCGGGGGAGCCGGCGGACGAGCGGACGCTCGCCGACCTCGCCTTCGCGTGGACGTCGCTGCGGGCGGTGAAGTCCAACGCGATCCTGCTCGCCGACCGCGGCGCGTCCGTGGGCATCGGCATGGGCCAGGTCAACCGGGTGGACTCCTGCAAGCTCTCCGTGGAGCGGGCCAACGCCCTGGGCGAGGACGGCGCCGAGCGCGCGCGCGGCGCCGTGGCGGCCTCGGACGCGTTCTTCCCGTTCGCGGACGGCCTCCAGGTGCTCCTCGACGCCGGCGTGCGCGCCGTGGTCCAGCCCGGCGGCTCGATCCGGGACGAGGAGGTCGTGGCCGCGGCCGAGGCCGCCGGCGTGACGATGTACTTCACCGGGGCCCGGCACTTCTTCCACTGA
- the purN gene encoding phosphoribosylglycinamide formyltransferase, with translation MRIVVMVSGSGTNLQAVLDAVREGRIDVEIAAVGADKPCTGLERAREAGVETFLVRPGDHPDRTRWNRALQEAVAAREPDRIVFAGFMRIVDAEFVEAFAGRIVNTHPSLLPSFPGAHAVRDALAHGVKVTGVTVHEVVADVDAGPILAQAAVPVEEGDTEAQLHERIKAAERELLVRTLGAAARQGALHDAR, from the coding sequence ATGCGCATCGTGGTCATGGTCTCCGGCTCCGGCACCAATCTGCAGGCGGTCCTCGACGCCGTCCGGGAGGGCCGGATCGACGTCGAGATCGCCGCCGTGGGCGCGGACAAGCCCTGCACCGGCCTGGAGCGGGCCCGGGAGGCCGGCGTCGAGACGTTCCTCGTCCGGCCCGGCGACCACCCCGACCGGACGCGGTGGAACCGTGCCCTGCAGGAGGCGGTGGCCGCCCGGGAGCCCGACCGGATCGTCTTCGCGGGGTTCATGCGGATCGTGGACGCCGAGTTCGTCGAGGCGTTCGCGGGGCGCATCGTCAACACCCACCCCTCGCTGCTGCCGTCCTTCCCGGGGGCGCACGCGGTGCGGGACGCCCTCGCGCACGGGGTGAAGGTCACCGGCGTCACCGTCCACGAGGTCGTGGCCGACGTCGACGCCGGTCCGATCCTGGCGCAGGCGGCGGTGCCCGTGGAGGAGGGGGACACCGAGGCGCAGCTGCACGAGCGGATCAAGGCCGCCGAGCGCGAGCTGCTCGTGCGCACGCTCGGCGCGGCGGCCCGGCAGGGAGCCCTGCACGACGCCCGGTGA
- a CDS encoding DUF6350 family protein, translating to MNSQGLSSPAARPDRRGVPMPLWLQGVLELGSVAVVSYLLVLLTVLMVWLADGFDTLGLTGGFVLSGHVWLLAHLTPLQVALDPGAGLPATTGTLNLVPLGLTLVPFALSWHAGRRLARACWEGQFWQPYLSGLAAYSAFGAAAALLFSGGEVSASPAAAAVFPLVPVALGGFVGAYRASRSLPGLIGVNAAAWVERTSQYSRWAGSYVWAVLRAGFVAAVAGVGAGAALLAAALFWNWNDVVGVYQRLGTGVPGDTALTGLQLGYLPNLAVYALAWATGAGFELGSGTHASPLGTEAGPVPLLPALAALPPAELPAWALVVVVLPVLAGVLAGWWFLREGENHLDDWMALRLPARWITYPLSTLLTGVFVGAVAGVLVMLLSWLAHGSLGLGRLTDVGPDGPAVLLLFGAEVAVGAAVGCVLGPWLEHEPPFAPPRGGEDGEDRTPAGRRAARRRRREETAARRAMRSAGRRRPRPARGHGADQHGTEGHGADGPRTGRSTADGHRDAGPWAAQGPAVAETGSAEAFDVDAAEAPAASSDAGAAGPPER from the coding sequence ATGAACTCCCAAGGCCTGTCCTCCCCCGCTGCACGCCCGGACCGCCGGGGTGTGCCCATGCCGCTGTGGCTGCAGGGCGTGCTGGAACTCGGCTCCGTGGCCGTGGTGTCCTACCTGCTGGTCCTGCTGACCGTCCTCATGGTGTGGCTCGCCGACGGCTTCGACACCCTCGGCCTGACCGGCGGGTTCGTGCTCTCCGGTCACGTGTGGCTGCTCGCCCACCTCACCCCGCTCCAGGTGGCCCTGGACCCGGGCGCAGGGCTGCCCGCGACCACCGGGACGCTCAACCTCGTCCCGCTCGGGCTCACCCTGGTGCCGTTCGCCCTCTCCTGGCACGCCGGGAGACGGCTGGCCCGCGCCTGCTGGGAGGGCCAGTTCTGGCAGCCGTACCTCAGCGGACTGGCCGCCTACTCCGCGTTCGGCGCCGCCGCCGCGCTGCTCTTCAGCGGAGGGGAGGTCTCGGCGAGCCCGGCCGCGGCCGCCGTCTTCCCGCTCGTCCCCGTGGCCCTGGGCGGCTTCGTGGGCGCGTACCGGGCCTCCCGGTCGCTGCCGGGACTGATCGGCGTCAACGCCGCCGCGTGGGTCGAGCGCACGAGCCAGTACTCCCGCTGGGCCGGGTCCTACGTGTGGGCGGTGCTGCGCGCCGGCTTCGTCGCGGCCGTGGCCGGGGTCGGGGCCGGGGCCGCCCTGCTGGCCGCCGCCCTGTTCTGGAACTGGAACGACGTGGTGGGCGTCTACCAGCGGCTGGGCACCGGCGTGCCGGGGGACACCGCGCTGACGGGACTCCAGCTCGGCTACCTGCCCAACCTCGCGGTCTACGCCCTGGCCTGGGCCACGGGCGCGGGCTTCGAGCTCGGCTCCGGCACGCACGCCTCTCCGCTGGGCACCGAGGCCGGGCCCGTGCCGCTGCTCCCGGCGCTCGCCGCGCTGCCGCCCGCCGAGCTCCCGGCCTGGGCGCTCGTGGTGGTCGTGCTGCCGGTCCTGGCCGGCGTCCTCGCCGGCTGGTGGTTCCTGCGCGAGGGGGAGAACCACCTGGACGACTGGATGGCGCTGCGGCTGCCCGCGCGCTGGATCACGTACCCGCTCTCGACGCTGCTGACCGGGGTCTTCGTGGGCGCCGTCGCCGGCGTGCTGGTGATGCTGCTGAGCTGGCTCGCGCACGGCTCGCTGGGGCTCGGGCGGCTCACGGACGTGGGACCGGACGGTCCCGCCGTGCTGCTGCTGTTCGGCGCCGAGGTGGCCGTCGGGGCGGCGGTCGGCTGTGTGCTGGGACCGTGGCTCGAGCACGAGCCGCCGTTCGCGCCGCCCCGCGGCGGCGAGGACGGCGAGGACCGGACGCCGGCCGGCCGGCGGGCGGCGCGCCGGCGGCGCCGGGAGGAGACCGCGGCCCGGCGCGCCATGCGCTCGGCCGGCCGGCGGAGGCCGCGGCCCGCACGCGGGCACGGGGCCGACCAGCACGGGACCGAGGGGCACGGCGCGGACGGGCCCAGGACCGGCCGCAGCACCGCGGACGGGCACCGGGACGCGGGCCCGTGGGCGGCTCAGGGGCCGGCCGTGGCGGAGACCGGGTCCGCGGAGGCGTTCGACGTGGACGCGGCCGAGGCACCCGCGGCGTCCTCCGACGCCGGCGCCGCCGGGCCGCCGGAGAGATAG
- a CDS encoding glycosyltransferase family 4 protein, with protein MRVAVVAEQFLPHLNGVTHSVLRVVEQLVAGGHDVVVVAPSYEPAPLGRPAEQVVEDLDGVPVHRLPAVPLTGYPAVRVAGGTVARVRRQLERFRPDVVHVASPFVLGRRAILAAQQLGVPCVAVYQTDVPGYAAKYGAPFLEQLLWGHVRSMHNLATLTLAPSTAAVRQLTEHGVQDVHLWRRGVDTTRFSPRHRDERWREEVGGGRRIVGYVGRIAPEKQVEDLSAVADLPGTRLVVVGSGPEEDALRRRLPQAHFTGRRSGADLARIMASFDVFVHPGEFETFCQTIQEAMASGVPVVATGRGGPLDLVDRSRTGWLYPPGDLGALRGYVADLLGDEAKRAAFGVAAHAAVQGRTWDVLVGQLLEHYERAVALSAQGQGRSRRHRRAV; from the coding sequence ATGAGAGTCGCCGTGGTCGCCGAGCAGTTCCTCCCCCACCTCAACGGAGTCACCCACTCGGTGCTGCGGGTCGTCGAGCAGCTGGTCGCCGGCGGGCACGACGTCGTGGTCGTGGCGCCCTCCTACGAACCCGCGCCGCTCGGGCGCCCGGCGGAGCAGGTCGTCGAGGACCTCGACGGGGTGCCGGTGCACCGGCTGCCAGCCGTTCCGCTCACCGGCTACCCCGCCGTGCGGGTGGCCGGCGGGACCGTGGCCCGGGTGCGGCGGCAGCTGGAGCGCTTCCGGCCTGACGTGGTCCACGTGGCCTCCCCGTTCGTGCTGGGCCGCCGGGCGATCCTGGCGGCCCAGCAGCTCGGGGTGCCGTGCGTGGCGGTCTACCAGACCGACGTGCCCGGCTACGCGGCCAAGTACGGGGCCCCGTTCCTCGAGCAGCTCCTGTGGGGGCACGTGCGCTCCATGCACAACCTCGCCACGCTCACGCTCGCGCCGTCCACCGCGGCGGTCCGGCAGCTCACCGAGCACGGCGTCCAGGACGTGCACCTGTGGCGGCGCGGGGTGGACACCACCCGCTTCTCCCCCCGGCACCGCGACGAGCGGTGGCGGGAGGAGGTCGGCGGCGGCCGGCGGATCGTCGGCTACGTGGGCCGGATCGCCCCGGAGAAGCAGGTCGAGGACCTCTCCGCGGTCGCGGACCTGCCCGGCACCCGCCTGGTGGTCGTGGGCTCGGGCCCGGAGGAGGACGCCCTGCGCCGCCGGCTCCCGCAGGCCCACTTCACCGGGCGCCGCAGCGGTGCCGACCTGGCGCGCATCATGGCGTCCTTCGACGTGTTCGTCCACCCCGGCGAGTTCGAGACGTTCTGCCAGACGATCCAGGAGGCCATGGCCTCGGGGGTGCCGGTGGTCGCGACCGGCCGGGGCGGTCCCCTCGACCTCGTGGACCGGTCCCGCACCGGCTGGCTCTATCCCCCGGGCGACCTCGGGGCGCTGCGCGGGTACGTGGCGGATCTCCTGGGCGACGAGGCGAAGCGGGCCGCGTTCGGCGTCGCGGCGCACGCGGCGGTCCAGGGCCGGACGTGGGACGTGCTGGTCGGGCAGCTGCTCGAGCACTACGAGCGCGCCGTGGCGCTCTCGGCGCAGGGGCAGGGGCGCAGCCGCCGGCACCGCCGGGCCGTCTGA
- a CDS encoding PIN domain-containing protein — protein sequence MDLLLDRSVLLGVRTPERCPELAEVLRRHGHRRLFLPATVLGELLAERPDETLWAEQLELRFPGRVLPADAAVARAWGALAATGAADPLAGLTAATALVHGLTVLTAEPGRYAGTGAPVLDASPARR from the coding sequence GTGGACCTCCTCCTGGACCGTTCCGTGCTGCTGGGGGTGCGCACCCCGGAGCGCTGCCCCGAGCTGGCCGAGGTCCTGCGCCGGCACGGACACCGGCGGCTGTTCCTGCCCGCCACGGTGCTCGGGGAGCTGCTCGCCGAGCGGCCCGACGAGACGCTGTGGGCGGAGCAGCTCGAGCTGCGCTTCCCGGGCCGGGTCCTCCCCGCGGACGCCGCCGTGGCCCGGGCGTGGGGAGCGCTGGCCGCGACGGGGGCGGCCGATCCGCTCGCCGGGCTCACCGCGGCCACGGCCCTGGTCCACGGGCTGACCGTGCTGACCGCGGAGCCGGGGCGGTACGCCGGCACCGGGGCGCCCGTGCTGGACGCGTCCCCCGCCCGCCGGTAG
- a CDS encoding cold-shock protein — protein MTTGIVKWFNADKGFGFITPEDGSKDVFAHFSAINSNGFRSLNENDRVEFETQDGPKGPQAANINVIS, from the coding sequence ATGACTACCGGTATCGTCAAGTGGTTCAACGCTGACAAGGGCTTCGGCTTTATCACCCCCGAGGACGGCTCCAAGGACGTCTTCGCCCACTTCTCCGCGATCAACTCGAACGGCTTCCGCTCGCTGAACGAGAACGACCGCGTCGAGTTCGAGACCCAGGACGGCCCCAAGGGCCCCCAGGCTGCGAACATCAACGTCATCTCCTAA
- a CDS encoding DMT family transporter — translation MAWLFLSVSILTEVAGTLSLRMAARGRRRWYAAVAVGYLVAFTCLSLVLAEGMALGVAYGIWSASGVALTALAGRVLFREPFTWVTAAGVALIAGGVLLIELGAPPV, via the coding sequence ATGGCCTGGCTCTTCCTCAGTGTCTCGATCCTCACCGAGGTCGCTGGAACCCTGTCCCTGCGGATGGCCGCCCGGGGCCGCCGCCGCTGGTACGCCGCCGTGGCCGTCGGCTACCTGGTGGCGTTCACCTGCCTGAGCCTCGTCCTGGCCGAGGGCATGGCGCTGGGCGTCGCCTACGGCATCTGGTCGGCCTCCGGCGTGGCGCTGACGGCACTGGCCGGCCGGGTCCTGTTCCGCGAGCCGTTCACCTGGGTGACGGCGGCCGGGGTGGCCCTCATCGCCGGCGGAGTGCTCCTCATCGAGCTCGGCGCCCCGCCGGTCTGA
- a CDS encoding DMT family transporter, which yields MLRRLLLLAAVLAEVAATLSLKAALDEPAWYALVVAGYLAAFTLLAAVLRRGMPVGVAYGVWAALGVMLTALAAAVVYGERLSPAVLAGIVLVVAGVLCVELGSRRPARETEEAA from the coding sequence GTGCTGCGCCGGCTGCTGCTGCTCGCCGCCGTGCTCGCCGAGGTGGCGGCCACGCTGTCGCTGAAGGCGGCTCTGGACGAGCCCGCCTGGTACGCGCTCGTCGTCGCCGGCTACCTCGCCGCGTTCACCCTCCTGGCGGCCGTGCTGCGCCGCGGCATGCCGGTGGGGGTCGCCTACGGCGTGTGGGCCGCCCTCGGGGTGATGCTCACCGCTCTGGCGGCGGCCGTGGTCTACGGTGAGCGGCTGAGCCCGGCCGTGCTGGCCGGGATCGTGCTGGTCGTGGCCGGCGTGCTCTGCGTGGAGCTCGGCTCCCGCCGCCCCGCCCGCGAGACCGAGGAGGCGGCCTGA
- a CDS encoding TetR/AcrR family transcriptional regulator has protein sequence MSTSSRERILDGALELIRGGGTVSLASAARQAGLTKPGVMYHFPTKEALMLALVDRVMDGWDAQMARRLPGPPEQVPAAERLRAYLDWCLSGEVDETDLVMLTDQRLRATLKERWVARVEPWVHLPADLPAERRSRLLAVRLLADGVWFADAAGVFAPDPQERARVRAVADELLEG, from the coding sequence ATGAGCACCTCCTCCCGCGAGCGCATCCTCGACGGCGCCCTCGAGCTGATCCGGGGCGGCGGCACGGTCTCCCTGGCGTCGGCCGCGCGGCAGGCGGGTCTGACCAAGCCCGGGGTGATGTACCACTTCCCCACCAAGGAGGCGCTGATGCTCGCCCTGGTGGACCGGGTGATGGACGGCTGGGACGCGCAGATGGCCCGCCGCCTGCCCGGCCCCCCGGAGCAGGTGCCCGCGGCGGAACGGCTGCGCGCCTACCTCGACTGGTGCCTGTCCGGGGAGGTCGACGAGACCGACCTCGTGATGCTCACCGACCAGCGGCTGCGCGCCACGCTCAAGGAGCGCTGGGTCGCGCGGGTGGAGCCGTGGGTGCACCTGCCCGCGGACCTGCCCGCCGAGCGCCGGAGCCGGCTGCTGGCCGTGCGGCTGCTCGCCGACGGCGTGTGGTTCGCCGACGCCGCGGGCGTCTTCGCCCCCGACCCGCAGGAACGGGCCCGGGTCAGGGCGGTCGCCGACGAGCTCCTGGAGGGCTGA